A single genomic interval of Rhododendron vialii isolate Sample 1 chromosome 3a, ASM3025357v1 harbors:
- the LOC131320852 gene encoding uncharacterized protein LOC131320852 isoform X2: MAETVKAGVEETRVDSKPANVKIPTSSYANCPYLVFSQPPFSPFPWPHIIPSSNPVQLNSLSQNAIFVPSEVPMPSIAKPDVCHEPENPMKVNGQGTPFCVVPYPWFFPIPDHGDGLNLRPSIDLNNEQTGNSNDNLCSASPSSNIIVHEEKNPVQAKPEASSKKNDGAAEAAEARRKRKELIKLKRLHCL, translated from the coding sequence ATGGCGGAGACAGTTAAGGCAGGAGTAGAGGAAACTCGGGTTGATTCAAAGCCAGCCAATGTCAAGATACCTACTTCCTCATATGCCAATTGCCCATATCTCGTCTTCAGTCAACCCCCATTCTCACCATTTCCCTGGCCTCATATCATTCCATCTTCAAATCCAGTTCAATTGAACAGTCTCTCTCAAAATGCCATTTTTGTGCCATCGGAAGTCCCCATGCCATCCATAGCCAAACCTGACGTATGTCATGAACCAGAAAATCCGATGAAGGTTAACGGTCAAGGAACTCCCTTCTGTGTTGTGCCATACCCTTGGTTCTTCCCTATTCCTGATCATGGGGATGGACTCAACCTTCGGCCTTCCATTGACCTGAATAATGAACAAACTGGAAATTCCAACGATAACCTGTGTAGTGCTAGTCCATCTTCCAACATTATTGTACATGAAGAGAAGAATCCCGTACAAGCTAAACCAGAAGCTTCTAGTAAAAAGAATGATGGTGCTGCTGAAGCAGCAGAAGCCAGGAGGAAAAGGAAGGAACTCATAAAGCTAAAGCGTTTGCATTGCCTCTAG
- the LOC131320852 gene encoding uncharacterized protein LOC131320852 isoform X1, with protein MAFTELILINLFLISTYLCLFKEKVAALEEYDSLKRTNKCLKARMAETVKAGVEETRVDSKPANVKIPTSSYANCPYLVFSQPPFSPFPWPHIIPSSNPVQLNSLSQNAIFVPSEVPMPSIAKPDVCHEPENPMKVNGQGTPFCVVPYPWFFPIPDHGDGLNLRPSIDLNNEQTGNSNDNLCSASPSSNIIVHEEKNPVQAKPEASSKKNDGAAEAAEARRKRKELIKLKRLHCL; from the exons ATGGCTTTTACTGAGCTCATACTTATAAATTTATTTCTAATAAGCACATACTTATGTTTATTCAAGGAGAAGGTGGCGGCTTTGGAAGAATATGATTCTTTGAAGAGAACAAATAAATGCTTAAAAGCACGG ATGGCGGAGACAGTTAAGGCAGGAGTAGAGGAAACTCGGGTTGATTCAAAGCCAGCCAATGTCAAGATACCTACTTCCTCATATGCCAATTGCCCATATCTCGTCTTCAGTCAACCCCCATTCTCACCATTTCCCTGGCCTCATATCATTCCATCTTCAAATCCAGTTCAATTGAACAGTCTCTCTCAAAATGCCATTTTTGTGCCATCGGAAGTCCCCATGCCATCCATAGCCAAACCTGACGTATGTCATGAACCAGAAAATCCGATGAAGGTTAACGGTCAAGGAACTCCCTTCTGTGTTGTGCCATACCCTTGGTTCTTCCCTATTCCTGATCATGGGGATGGACTCAACCTTCGGCCTTCCATTGACCTGAATAATGAACAAACTGGAAATTCCAACGATAACCTGTGTAGTGCTAGTCCATCTTCCAACATTATTGTACATGAAGAGAAGAATCCCGTACAAGCTAAACCAGAAGCTTCTAGTAAAAAGAATGATGGTGCTGCTGAAGCAGCAGAAGCCAGGAGGAAAAGGAAGGAACTCATAAAGCTAAAGCGTTTGCATTGCCTCTAG